In Plasmodium gaboni strain SY75 chromosome 11, whole genome shotgun sequence, the following proteins share a genomic window:
- a CDS encoding hypothetical protein (conserved Plasmodium protein, unknown function), translating to MRKGKDNNDPMSTRIEKKIILEMLKENDCQTLEELKNLVLFLNNENKRLHNVNMDSLKKINILSVRVKNLEKISKKYDQFYTNKKEYKKKLKELKRKSITLKNYTMDKENEYNKMCEERDQYFKNLFKNLNRKIEYTFTCDNENIYDDSDSNSIYTNSNQNDDNISYSNKNIKNDNLSSSSISKNSNNTKNSSYNETKSIYDDKNVNDDKNVNDDKNVNDDKNVNDDKNVYDDKNIYDDKNVYDDKNIYDEKNIYDDKNIYEENNDNTNVYQMKNKTYHKKNSLQNITIYTSINKNDILKDINKINEKSPAHINNSDIYQISNDEKKNNNIYNNIEHIKSLCESYKNYDNDHLLYYKKYSHSKEDIHNYPLLNNAKRSQLENNNNNNSNNNNDFLNTLNNNIKNSISEMESSKKKKKSNLLITNEIENKLSNIQINDTNKINESNTKQYGQKTKGNKIGNHKINIKEKLNDLIENIYLKNDKRENINNMDNINNIDNMNNKDNMNNINNVDNINNLHSTDNIKKDKLQKDHMETPPIHKSPITRKSKNNIIDILNNKMNITSLENVDTSTPKYVKYNTIHREIMNPRQHFFNQNKSSIDHIICL from the exons atgagAAAAGGAAAAGATAACAACGATCCTATGTCTACAAGAATCGAAAAGAAAATCATTTTGGAGATgttaaaagaaaatgattGCCAAACATTAGAAGAATTGAAAAATTTagttctttttttaaataatgaaaataaaagattacataatgttaatatggattctttaaaaaaaataaatatacttAGTGTAAGGGTTAAGAATTTggaaaaaatatcaaaGAAATATGATCAATTTTATACAAACaaaaaggaatataaaaagaaattaaagGAATTGAAAAGGAAAAGTATCACCCTCAAAAATTATACA atggataaagaaaatgaatACAATAAAATGTGTGAAGAACGTGATCAATACTTTAAGAACTTGTTTAAAAACTTAAATAGAAAAATTGAATATACCTTTACATGtgataatgaaaatatcTATGATGATTCAGATAGCAATTCTATATATACTAATAGTAATCAAAATGACGACAATATATCTTAcagtaataaaaatataaagaatgACAATCTTTCTTCATCTTCAATATCTaaaaatagtaataatacAAAGAATAGTTCATACAATGAAACGAAGAgtatatatgatgataaaaatgtaaatgatgataaaaatgtgaatgatgataaaaatgtaaatgatgataaaaatgtaaatgatgataaaaatgtatatgatgataaaaatatatatgatgataaaaatgtatatgatgataaaaatatatatgatgagaaaaatatatatgatgataaaaatatatacgaagaaaataatgataatacaaatgtatatcaaatgaaaaataaaacttatcataagaaaaattcattacaaaatattacaatatatacttctataaataaaaatgacATCTTAAAGgacataaataaaataaatgaaaaaagtCCTGCCCACATAAATAATTCAgatatatatcaaatatcaaatgatgaaaaaaaaaataataatatatataataatatcgAACACATAAAAAGCCTATGCGAGTCTTATAAGaattatgataatgatcatttattatattataaaaaatatagtCATTCAAAAGAAGACATTCATAATTATCCTCTATTAAATAATGCTAAAAGATCACAACTcgaaaataataataataataatagtaataataataatgacTTCTTAAACACActaaataataatataaaaaatagCATAAGTGAAATGGAATcaagtaaaaaaaaaaaaaaatcaaattTGCTTATTACAAAtgaaatagaaaataaattatcaaatattcaaataaatgatacaaataaaataaatgaaagTAATACCAAACAATATGGACAAAAAACaaaaggaaataaaataggaaatcataaaattaatataaaagaaaaattaaatgacttaattgaaaatatatacctcaaaaatgataaaagggaaaatattaataatatggataatataaataatatagataatatgaataataaggacaatatgaataatatcaataatgttgataatataaacaatttACACAGTActgataatataaaaaaagataaacTACAAAAGGATCATATGGAAACACCTCCTATTCATAAATCACCTATTACAAgaaaatcaaaaaataatattatagatatattaaacaataaaatgaatattacTTCTTTAGAAAATGTAGATACTAGCACACCaaaatatgttaaatataatactaTTCATAGAGAAATTATGAATCCTCGCCAGCATTTTTttaatcaaaataaatCTTCCATCGACCAcattatttgtttataa
- a CDS encoding UVB-resistance protein UVR8-like protein — translation MLKIGNVVKNRRCFLKYDVKFYSSKKKVETKKNKEQKYNLWRWGCPGDSLFSSIKVGEKNKMPEKLSEFENVNIEKLSAGCNHSAFIIDGKIYTYGLNDKGQLGRTLDGNEKSQNYSLIPKEVKTNENIKFKNVCCGYKHTLAIDENNELYSWGWGGNIFKGANGLGQGNKNNINSPKRVETFKNEDSEFINISCGEQHSLALTKNGKVYGCGKGEFGRLGKGNHGDQLFFEEIDYFSSNNIEIKDICCGHSFSAALSKNGDVYVWGRNDYGQLGIENSIGDLYSHEVYPNKVKYFEIENIKIKYIACGDNHMIACSENNIIYFWGSRAWLEPKAITLNPLYQNSLIKKNIEKIDAGGSTYYYSMLLSDHKLYSWGKYNSSCLALNDKKNHNEPTLVDSALFNNEQICDISCGRGRVLAKTLANN, via the coding sequence ATGCTTAAGATAGGAAATGTCGTGAAGAATAGAAGGtgttttttaaaatatgacGTAAAATTTTATAGTAGTAAGAAAAAGGTAGAGacgaaaaaaaataaagaacagaaatataatttatgGAGATGGGGATGTCCAGGTGATAgtttattttcttctataAAAGTTGGAGAAAAAAACAAGATGCCTGAAAAATTAAGTGAATTTGAAAATGTAAACATAGAGAAATTATCAGCTGGTTGTAATCATTCAGCTTTTATTATAGATGGAAAAATTTATACATATGGATTAAATGATAAAGGTCAGTTAGGAAGAACATTAGATGGAAATGAAAAATCACAGAATTATTCATTAATACCAAAAGAAGtaaaaacaaatgaaaatataaaatttaaaaatgtatgTTGTGGTTATAAACATACATTAGCTattgatgaaaataatgaattatataGTTGGGGATGGGGtggaaatatatttaaggGAGCTAATGGATTAGGTCaaggaaataaaaataatataaatagcCCTAAAAGAGTAGaaacatttaaaaatgaagattctgaatttataaatatatcttgTGGTGAACAACATAGTTTAGCCTTAACAAAGAATGGAAAGGTTTATGGATGTGGAAAAGGAGAATTTGGAAGGTTAGGTAAAGGGAATCATGGGGAtcaattattttttgaagaAATAGATTATTTtagtagtaataatattgaaatTAAAGATATATGTTGTGGTCATAGCTTTTCTGCAGCTCTTTCAAAAAATGGAGATGTATATGTGTGGGGTAGAAATGATTATGGTCAATTAGGTATTGAAAATAGTATTGGAGATCTATATTCTCATGAAGTATATCCTAATAAAgttaaatattttgaaattgaaaatattaaaataaaatatatcgCTTGTGGTGATAATCATATGATTGCTTGTTcagaaaataatattatttatttttggGGATCAAGAGCATGGCTTGAACCAAAAGCTATAACATTAAATCCTTTATATCAAAATAgtttaataaaaaaaaatatagaaaaaattgACGCAGGAGGTAgtacatattattattctatGCTCCTATCTGATcataaattatattcatGGGGAAAATATAATTCCTCTTGTTTAGctttaaatgataaaaaaaatcataaCGAACCTACCTTGGTAGATTCTGCCttatttaataatgaaCAGATATGTGATATTTCATGTGGCAGAGGACGCGTTCTTGCAAAAACATTGGCAAATAATTAA
- a CDS encoding hypothetical protein (conserved Plasmodium protein, unknown function), which yields MATRKKERYHTTGKGNKMDFYFNLDEFENINSITNINEKKNDEEISSSTFKSHSDNDNNGISLYSKENVLFNEANINVSRKYYNKICEKHEERSNNMPMIQLNKIMNEEDNTYFKGTCCKFNDNKGKKKIEKDNNINNHNIYNKKNNEVKKYNLDELWTYLNHVHNAEDSRLKYKINEIIESKKCLNNNKEDNNYTEKINNVTNTYNMNIKKRNNINKNYNDISFKNNFYDKNYFNYEEYKYIVKYILPSMDDKKIKYSWSILKENLQSENDQLNHKDIFNFINEKTGNEESNYVNKIVCSKLKNKMLKYNFSPSDVQLKTINYIDTIRSRACEFSKHFKDLITDNELTELFKEKEKIKKNDLEKEIVHIINDRLKNENLGCVENKDERNKNKNKNKNDDNMLLSSSIYNNMKRKKEGLTDFNIKAYISTLLTNKNDEVYVKDFIKNLQVDYDLISNENINVKDAYDFYSRNIPPTDMINNINNNNNMDELNKDEIERAKFLIEEIDYSVRNNFKSNYINTNNNHKNIKIKNINDNEKSYLSLYEIFKHLDNDKDSYITKEDLMKSVNKLKLKNITNNDINILMKYMDNKNKGYINVNDFLKNYQMEEKSMFNWIKNTNKPYFDFISNLKNKSHERSFSEQNKKYNKNASIAKKYDDIINNYNLELDTHCPSYVIRERIRENFIAKKEDFINKHKQATRFHLTNYKNTKNLIEPVTNSDLYMNDKLRFKTTYNLNYN from the coding sequence ATGGCGACGAGGAAGAAAGAAAGATACCATACTACAGGTAAAGGTAATAAAATggatttttattttaatttagatgaatttgaaaatataaacagcataacaaatattaatgaaaaaaaaaatgatgagGAAATTTCAAGCAGTACATTTAAGTCACATAgtgataatgataataatggaatatcattatattcCAAAGAAAATGTCTTATTTAATGAAGCCAATATAAATGTAAGTAGAAAGTATTATAATAAGATCTGTGAAAAACATGAAGAAAGATCAAATAATATGCCCATGATACAattgaataaaataatgaatGAGGAAgataatacatattttaaaggTACATGTTGTAAatttaatgataataaaggaaaaaagaaaatagagaaagataataatataaataatcataatatttataataaaaaaaataatgaggtaaagaaatataatttgGATGAATTGTGGACATATCTAAATCATGTACATAATGCAGAAGATAGTAGattgaaatataaaattaatgaaattatagaaagcaaaaaatgtttaaataataataaagaagataataattatacagaaaaaataaataatgtaactaatacatataatatgaatattaaaaaaagaaataatataaataaaaattataatgatatatcatttaaaaataatttttatgataagaattatttcaattatgaagaatataaatatatagtaaaatatatattaccaTCTATggatgataaaaaaataaaatattcttGGTCTATATTAAAAGAGAATTTACAGTCTGAAAATGATCAATTAAATCATAAAGATATATtcaattttataaatgaaaaaacaGGAAATGAAGAAAGTAATTATGTCAATAAGATTGTTTGTAGTAagttaaaaaataaaatgttaaaatataatttctCTCCCTCAGATGTTCAATTAAAAACCATAAATTATATTGACACTATCAGATCAAGAGCTTGTGAATTTTCCAAACATTTTAAAGATCTTATAACAGATAATGAGTTAACagaattatttaaagaaaaggaaaaaattaaaaaaaatgatttagaaaaagaaattgtacatataataaatgatagattaaaaaatgaaaatttgGGATGTGttgaaaataaagatgaaaggaataaaaataaaaataaaaataaaaatgatgacAATATGTTATTATCCAGTTccatttataataatatgaaaagaaaaaaagaaggCCTAACAGATTTTAACATAAAGGCATATATATCAACATTattaacaaataaaaatgatgaggtatatgtaaaagattttataaaaaatctTCAAGTTGATTATGATTTAATTAgtaatgaaaatattaatgtaAAAGATGCATATGATTTTTATTCCAGAAATATTCCACCAACAGATATGAttaacaatataaataataataataatatggatgAATTAAATAAGGATGAAATAGAAAGGgcaaaatttttaatagaAGAAATTGATTATTCAGTAAGAAATAATTTCAAATctaattatataaatacaaataataatcataaaaatattaaaatcaaaaatataaatgataacGAAAAATCTTATTTATCcttatatgaaatatttaaacATTTAGACAATGATAAAGACAGTTATATAACTAAAGAAGATTTAATGAAAAGTGTTAATAAAttgaaattaaaaaatataactaataatgatattaatatacttatgaaatatatggataataaaaataaaggttatattaatgtaaatgattttttaaaaaattatcaaatGGAAGAAAAATCTATGTTCAATTGGATTAAAAATACAAACAAACCATATTTCGATTTTATATctaatttaaaaaataaatcacATGAAAGATCTTTTAgtgaacaaaataaaaaatataataaaaatgcTTCTATAGctaaaaaatatgatgatattataaataattataatttagAGTTAGACACACATTGTCCATCTTATGTTATAAGAGAAAGAATTAGAGAAAATTTTATTGCTAAAAAAGAagattttataaataaacataaacaAGCAACCAGATTTCATTTaacaaattataaaaatacaaaaaatttaattgAACCTGTGACGAATTCAGATCtatatatgaatgataAGTTAAGATTCAAAACTACATACAATTTGAATTATAATTAA
- a CDS encoding putative membrane protein (conserved Plasmodium membrane protein, unknown function): MGLTLSSPQVPPNAGGNITSNNNNNNDTNENQRVPFFQKIVSIIVQMLIMHLVMYFLSGGKNNMMSKSGIMDRTNVVLKNSFEKGDIFDIYIFLSNNQSLDFEYLKKNSKLINIREKELYNHKTFKSYEKLNYTFNLNDSWKDEKYLSVVLVPIHFYKKRHYPLINNTTLKYEFKDKILVENIPLTVKMVPFESEEEEKYNLMDPNNRIKRKNIEEKKKKKKNEQLYHIKRRIDINVIYDDGKHMAKEFKMPYFKNWKVNLSSNTYTPPIFLSDFWLIEKDYYVLDENFLKSKDKRVNYICTYDPYMLTKKQKDIHLYITEQNIDENKKLHIEINYGTCSFVYFMFIKQISHSLNMMNNTTTTTTTTTTTTTNTTPNNNNNNNNNKTFSIQNITNITANKEVHMMKKILMTTNIYMLIFSAIFILLHSIFSFFAFKNDMQFWYKNESMEGLSALSVITAFVCDIILALYLYDSEKTSWLLLFEMFIGVALSAWKVTKAVHVSFSKKYPFIIFKDKKNYTESMTKKYDKIAIKYVGILLIPCLIGYAVYALFYFKYKSWYSYIISVLAGTVYTFGFIMMTPQLYINYKLKSVEHLPWKALIYKSLNTFIDDVAFFLIDMPWMHKLSCFRDDIIFLCYIYQRCIYKVDKNRNEALSQNEKIDNSNNANQNAQLRQLTQEQNVVESHDKKND, from the coding sequence ATGGGGTTGACGTTAAGTTCTCCTCAGGTACCTCCAAACGCAGGGGGTAATATTACAAGCAACAACAATAACAATAATGATACAAATGAAAATCAGAGAGTACcattttttcaaaaaatagTATCCATTATTGTACAAATGTTAATTATGCATTTGGTAATGTATTTCTTATCAGGTggtaaaaataatatgatgTCTAAGTCAGGAATAATGGATAGAACTAATGTGGTTTTAAAAAATAGTTTTGAGAAAGGTgatatatttgatatatatatttttttaagtaATAATCAATCGTTAGATTTTGAATATTTGAAAAAGAATAgtaaattaattaatataagagaaaaagaattatataaccataaaacatttaaatcatatgaaaaattaaattatacttttaatttaaatgatagttggaaagatgaaaaatatttaagTGTTGTACTTGTTCctattcatttttataaaaaaagacattatcctttaataaataatacaactttgaaatatgaatttaaagataaaatattagTTGAAAATATTCCACTTACAGTAAAAATGGTACCATTTGAATCAGAAGAAGAAgagaaatataatttaatgGATCCAAATAATAgaataaaaagaaaaaatatagaagaaaaaaaaaaaaaaaaaaaaaatgaacaattgtatcatattaaaagaagaattgatattaatgttatatatgatgatgGAAAACATATGGCCAAAGAATTTAAAATGCcttattttaaaaattgGAAAGTTAATTTAAGTTCAAATACTTATACACCAccaatttttttatccGATTTTTGGTTAATAGAAAAAgattattatgttttaGATGAAAACTTTTTAAAATCTAAAGATAAACGAgttaattatatatgtacatatgATCCATATATGTTAacaaaaaaacaaaaagatattcatttatatataacagaacaaaatatagatgaaaataaaaaattacatatagaaataaattatGGAACATGCAgttttgtatattttatgtttatcAAACAAATAAGTCATTCACTTAATATGATGAATAAtacaacaacaacaacaacaacaacaacaacaacaacaactAATACTACTccaaataataataataataataataataataaaacattttcaattcaaaatataacaaatattaCCGCAAATAAAGAAGTAcatatgatgaaaaaaatattaatgactactaatatttatatgttaatattttcagctatttttatattacttCATTCTATATTCTCATTTTTTGcatttaaaaatgatatgCAATTTTGGTATAAAAATGAATCTATGGAAGGATTATCAGCATTAAGTGTTATAACAGCATTTGTTTGTGATATTATATTAgctttatatttatatgattcAGAAAAAACATCATggttattattatttgaaatGTTCATAGGAGTTGCATTGTCAGCTTGGAAAGTAACTAAAGCTGTACATGTATCCTTTAGTAAAAAATACccatttattatatttaaagataaaaaaaattatacagAATCGATGAccaaaaaatatgataaaattgcaataaaatatgtaggtattttattaatacCATGCCTTATAGGATATGCTGTATATGCATTATTctattttaaatataaatcttGGTATTCCTATATTATTTCAGTATTAGCAGGAACTGTTTATACCTTTGGGTTTATTATGATGACACCTCAActttatattaattataaattaaaatcTGTTGAACATTTACCATGGAAAgcattaatatataaatcattaaatacatttattGATGATGTAGCTTTCTTTTTAATAGATATGCCTTGGATGCATAAGCTTTCTTGTTTTCGtgatgatattattttcttgtgttatatttatcaaaGATGTATATACAAAGttgataaaaatagaaatgAAGCACTTTcacaaaatgaaaaaattgACAACAGCAATAATGCAAATCAAAATGCGCAATTAAGACAATTGACACAAGAACAAAATGTTGTAGAATCCCACgacaaaaaaaatgattaa
- a CDS encoding putative apicoplast ribosomal protein S14p/S29e precursor, whose product MLSFIKLLLFFFYFMIFQGKDIFCVNHKRSDISLFLYSHRIYQNNKKNHVRKKLSILNLKKRLDPNDKYTVIKRHESKIQRNLKRKYMIERYKEKRQQLKKYISEASSPIEYVYWKYKLSTLPRDSCPVRYRNRCAITGRARGYYSFFGLCRHQARSLIQKMFFPGFVKASW is encoded by the exons ATGTTGagttttataaaattattattattttttttttattttatgatttTTCAAGGAAAGGATATATTTTGTGTAAATCATAAACGTTCAGATATAtccttatttttatattctcatagaatttatcaaaataataagaaaaatcATGTGAGGAAAAAATTGagtatattaaatttaaagaaGAGATTAGACCCGaatgataaatatacaGTAATTAAAAGGCATGAATCCAAAATACAAAgaaatttaaaaagaaagtATATGATTGAAAGATATAAAGAAAAGAGGCaacaattaaaaaaatatatatctgAAGCTTCGTCACCTATTGAATATGTTTATTGGAAATATAAACTTTCAACATTACCTAGAGATTCTTGCCCAGTACGATATAGAAATAGATGCGCAATAACAG GCAGAGCTAGAGGATATTACTCCTTCTTTGGTTTATGCAGACATCAAGCAAGATCTCTTATAcaaaaaatgttttttcCAGGATTTGTAAAAGCAAGTTGGTAA